A genomic window from Fusarium falciforme chromosome 2, complete sequence includes:
- a CDS encoding Ysc84 domain-containing protein produces MTATTTTRRKKLSISSIGGRGSAASGSGSSISISSSIKNGDKDTMKGGKGSGGGWSFGRWGVSAKNTSSTSSNSSSTHHLLPSQSQSQASASTQGPPSTQTQSVSVSVQVGSAAAATSKATAVSAAHAHYHPHAFRSHQHHQQHASSQAPPHPSAYNSALNKPAVSFASLSDSNSVCSVSSTSTTASTPTHGSPTTTTPVSSPASSTSSPTPRSTSTFATTVSSSSKPASKKTVHFRTTSSSNTTGTGSNTSSAPPIPILSVVPPPGQDGGDGEARRPAMQRVSSFLPSWDKRSSGSRQGLFGWSSNRSSTSISVANANSLTRINTAAANANGRVHREAFWPATLDRECEKAARILKSFCTDGYLVPLEEEEDESRSTTSEPLSPKRVTKKIPRRIIQNAAGIAIFTCMRSGLWMTGSGGSGILIARKSDGTWSPPSGIMLHTPTLSFIIGVDVYDCVLVVNNLAALESITKPRVTLGEDVGLTSGPLVSLDSDESHIRWKDLGNTVLTYMKSRGQTQAVNLNGCILAERGNENERFYASTLTQMDILAGNVARNVDETRPLFEIIKMAEGRTDYDAAITSKIAIECAPGDAVIASPKSSTPASPRTPFGIPSADDPDPFGVLALEMAGLEIREAGSRLRPTSSQFDFNPVPTSPAYSKFNRQSVDTFVTRSNRGSYMSSRTVKSQMTDAGTQTDVGKDTPETTPSPGQSEDGHDRASRAQIPDVTEEEEEIDYTKVDLTPIRHLSGNHTPASAISHSSTTAVEHDTLKVEPRDDTDKASSNYDSDRDDRSSRNADDENDSESDAEEEEDDEEEPVVFEVAAVQPARTQAVASRVIHAKGNMVTIPKRIPPPLPMRSPARTSRSSKSEIGDVTNLRSPLRHAFNEQDLKSDDEQPAKAQPSPFLKPMELKVEKVRYDEKKAEEFKPETPKIQEHSTDDRSSDSETEFFPAEEDKAVDNKIEITKTEEAQAEVSKTVDAKAATAVEAKPTQAETEAKTESRSIGTSPTIPQIEHSDNSDTVAKKHTSSVYTGATEDRWSFDGSSLTTPTSDRPYSVVDDITEDETPRKPTREVERIEVNEKHEELTKMGSKEATPNTITVA; encoded by the exons ATGACGGCCacgacgacaacgaggaGAAAGAAGTTGAGTATTAGTAGTATTGGAGGGAGAGGTAGCGCTGCCAGTGGCAGTGggagcagcatcagcatcagcagcagcatcaagaaCGGAGACAAGGACACGATGAAGGGTGGAAAAGGCAGTGGAGGAGGTTGGAGTTTTGGGCGCTGGGGGGTGTCAGCGAAGAATAcaagcagcaccagcagcaacagcagcagcacg CATCATCTCCTCCCgtcccagtcccagtcccagGCCTCGGCGTCGACCCAGGGACCCCCCTCGACCCAGACCCAGTCTGTGTCCGTGTCTGTCCAGGTTGGTTCAGCAGCTGCTGCCACTTCCAAGGCCACTGCTGTCAGCGCCGCCCATGCCCACTACCACCCTCACGCATTTCGCtcccaccaacaccaccaacaacacgCCAGCAGCCAGGCGCCGCCGCACCCTTCAGCTTACAACTCGGCCCTGAATAAGCCTGCTGTCTCCTTCGCTTCCCTCTCCGACTCCAATTCTGTCTGCTcagtctcctccacctcgacgACAGCATCTACACCAACTCACGGCTcgcccaccaccaccacacctGTCTCGTCACCTGCTTCCTCGACTTCTTCCCCGACTCCGAGATCGACGTCGACATTTGCCACCACTgtatcctcatcctccaagcCAGCCTCCAAAAAGACCGTCCACTTCCGCACCacctccagcagcaacacAACCGGCACCGGCAGCAATACCAGTAGCGCACCCCCGATCCCCATCCTCTCTGTCGTGCCTCCGCCTGGCCAAGACGGCGGCGACGGAGAGGCAAGACGGCCCGCCATGCAGCGAGTTTCCTCCTTCCTCCCGTCCTGGGATAAGAGGTCCTCGGGTTCTCGCCAGGGCCTCTTTGGCTGGTCCTCGAACCGCTCCAGCACCTCCATATCCGTCGCAAACGCCAATTCATTAACCAGGATAAACACGGCTGCCGCTAATGCAAATGGCCGAGTCCACCGGGAAGCCTTCTGGCCTGCGACCCTTGACCGCGAATGCGAGAAGGCTGCCCGCATCCTCAAGTCGTTCTGTA CTGATGGATATCTTGTGCctcttgaggaagaagaggacgaaTCCCGGTCGACAACTAGCGAACCACTCTCCCCAAAGCGAGTCACTAAGAAAATTCCTCGGCGCATCATCCAGAATGCCGCCGGGATTGCAATCTTTACCTGTATGCGAAGTGGCCTGTGGATGACAGGCTCCGGCGGCTCCGGCATTCTCATTGCCCGCAAATCGGACGGTACCTGGTCGCCGCCTTCTGGAATCATGCTACATACACCCACTCTCAGCTTCATTATTGGCGTCGATGTTTACGACTGTGTCCTCGTTGTCAACAATCTCGCCGCTCTCGAGTCCATCACGAAACCCCGTGTCACACTAGGTGAAGATGTCGGTCTCACTAGCGGTCCTCTGGTGTCTCTCGACTCAGACGAGTCGCACATCAGGTGGAAGGACCTGGGCAATACCGTTTTGACATACATGAAGTCGCGCGGTCAGACCCAAGCCGTGAACTTGAACGGTTGCATCTTGGCCGAGAGGGGCAACGAGAACGAGCGCTTCTATGCCAGCACTCTAACACAAATGGACATTCTCGCCGGCAACGTCGCGCGGAACGTGGATGAGACTAGGCCACTCTTTGAAATCATCAAGATGGCTGAGGGCCGCACAGACTACGACGCTGCTATCACTAGCAAGATCGCTATTGAGTGCGCCCCAGGAGACGCCGTCATTGCAAGCCCCAAGTCTTCGACACCAGCCTCTCCTCGCACTCCATTTGGAATCCCCAGCGCCGACGATCCCGATCCCTTCGGTGTTTTGGCCCTCGAGATGGCTGGTCTGGAAATCAGAGAGGCCGGATCGCGGTTACGACCTACTAGCAGCCAGTTCGACTTCAACCCCGTCCCCACTAGCCCGGCCTACTCCAAGTTTAACAGACAGAGCGTAGACACATTTGTCACGCGGAGTAACCGTGGCAGCTACATGTCGTCACGCACCGTCAAGAGTCAGATGACGGATGCAGGAACCCAGACGGACGTTGGGAAGGATACACCCGAGACAACGCCAAGCCCAGGCCAAAGTGAAGACGGTCATGacagagcttctcgagcacaAATTCCCGATGTgacggaggaagaggaggagattgattACACAAAGGTCGACTTGACGCCCATAAGACATCTCAGTGGAAATCACACTCCTGCCAGTGCAATCAGCCACAGTAGTACGACCGCCGTGGAGCACGACACTCTCAAGGTTGAGCCGAGAGACGACACGGACAAGGCATCGAGCAATTATGATAGTGACAGGGATGACAGGAGCAGCCGCAATGCAGATGACGAGAACGACTCGGAAAGtgacgccgaggaggaggaagacgacgaagaggagcCCGTGGTATTCGAAGTGGCAGCCGTGCAGCCGGCAAGGACCCAGGCTGTGGCATCCCGAGTGATCCACGCCAAGGGCAACATGGTGACAATCCCCAAGAGGATTCCTCCTCCACTGCCTATGAGGAGTCCTGCCAGGACATCTCGATCTAGTAAGAGTGAGATCGGCGATGTCACGAACCTCCGAAGCCCTCTGCGACATGCTTTCAACGAACAGGACCTGAAGTCGGATGATGAGCAGCCAGCAAAGGCGCAGCCTTCGCCCTTCCTGAAGCCTATGGAgctcaaggtcgagaaggTCAGATatgatgagaagaaggctgaGGAATTCAAGCCCGAAACCCCCAAGATCCAGGAGCACTCGACAGACGATAGATCTTCGGATTCGGAGACGGAATTCTTcccggccgaggaggacaaggcgGTGGACAACAAGATTGAAATCACCAAGACTGAGGAGGCCCAGGCTGAAGTATCCAAGACGGTGGACGCCAAGGCCGCCACCGCAGTTGAAGCCAAGCCCACTCAAGCCGAAACCGAAGCCAAGACTGAGTCGAGGAGCATTGGAACATCCCCCACCATCCCCCAGATCGAGCATTCCGACAACTCGGATACGGTTGCCAAGAAGCACACATCCTCCGTCTACACGGGCGCAACCGAGGATCGATGGAGCTTCGATGGGTCATCACTCACGACTCCCACCTCGGACCGGCCGTACTCGGTTGTTGACGACATTACTGAAGATGAGACGCCCCGAAAGCCAACCAGAGAGGTTGAGCGCATCGAAGTGAACGAGAAGCATGAAGAACTGACCAAGATGGGGTCGAAAGAAGCAACCCCAAACACCATCACGGTTGCATAA